In the Chloroflexota bacterium genome, one interval contains:
- a CDS encoding amylo-alpha-1,6-glucosidase: MAMEKLVLAEDQVFLVSDELGDVPHNNTQGLGLYYLDTRFLSIFEFTINGAQPILLNSSSEQNFMGNLQLTNPPLTQENGELINPQSISVRRNRFIDGGLQERLGLFNYKSFPIPVELSLILGADFKDMFEVRGMKREVGGTPTVEEHRGQILTPIVGDSTISLRYIGLDGIERRTEITFEYSYTRAEILPGGEPEVICAPPSASTTATVSTSEPRPPCVRLVFQLVLQPHKPYAITFYVIPTVAGEQPKRASFDAEAKELRESYEQWLTSCTQIRTDNEIFDRMVNRGEIDLRALLNTFPTGLFPTAGIPWFAAPFGRDALITSLQTLILNPDIAVGTLRFLSQHQGKEVNEWRDEQPGKILHEIRRGEMATYGQIPHIPYYGSIDATPLFLILFAEVMDWLDDTDLYSELLPAVKKALDWIDSYGDLDGDGYVEYRTLSRRGLRNQAWKDSWDSYVLPDGSLAEPPIAAVEVQGYVYDAEVRLATLFGRRGEGEWADRLITAAQRLKAKFNVDFWLEEEQFYAQGLDGLKRPIPAVTSNVGHCLWSGIIEPGRARLVVERLMAEDMFSGWGIRTLSSHYPNFNPMSYHNGSIWPHDNSLIAAGMKRYGFDGEANQVINGIFQAGLRFRYNRLPELFCGFQRDLRYFSMPGEYPISCSPQAWATGGMIFLAQTLLGLRPDAANGRLYLRPTLPQWLARIDLYNLRLGEGKVNLLVTPAQVNLEDKQNRFQVLLGHEPLRLEGEQGSAGGSPEGGHPFWVGPRALP; encoded by the coding sequence ATGGCTATGGAAAAGCTGGTGCTGGCGGAGGATCAGGTCTTCCTCGTTAGCGATGAATTGGGGGATGTCCCCCACAATAATACTCAAGGTCTGGGGTTATACTATCTGGATACACGCTTCCTGAGCATATTCGAGTTCACTATAAACGGCGCCCAGCCGATCCTCCTGAACTCCTCCAGCGAACAGAACTTTATGGGCAACCTCCAGCTCACTAATCCTCCCCTGACTCAGGAGAACGGCGAGTTAATCAATCCCCAAAGTATCAGTGTCCGCCGCAATCGCTTCATCGATGGCGGGCTCCAGGAGCGTCTCGGCCTGTTCAATTACAAGAGCTTCCCCATCCCGGTAGAGTTAAGCCTCATCCTGGGAGCCGACTTCAAGGATATGTTCGAGGTGCGCGGGATGAAACGAGAGGTTGGGGGGACTCCCACTGTAGAGGAACATCGCGGTCAGATCCTGACCCCTATCGTTGGTGATTCTACCATTTCGCTACGCTATATCGGACTGGATGGCATCGAGCGGCGCACAGAGATCACCTTTGAATATTCTTACACCCGTGCCGAAATATTGCCCGGGGGCGAGCCGGAGGTTATCTGTGCACCACCATCAGCGAGCACAACGGCCACCGTCTCGACCAGCGAACCACGACCACCCTGTGTCCGCTTGGTCTTCCAGCTGGTCCTTCAGCCCCACAAACCCTATGCCATTACCTTCTATGTCATCCCGACGGTAGCTGGAGAGCAGCCAAAGCGCGCCTCTTTTGACGCGGAGGCTAAAGAGCTGCGGGAATCATATGAGCAATGGCTCACCTCCTGCACCCAAATAAGGACGGATAACGAGATCTTCGACCGCATGGTGAATCGTGGGGAGATAGACCTGCGCGCCCTGTTGAATACCTTTCCGACCGGTCTATTTCCGACAGCCGGCATCCCCTGGTTCGCCGCTCCCTTTGGCCGAGACGCACTCATCACCTCCCTCCAAACCCTGATCCTTAACCCGGACATCGCTGTGGGCACCCTGCGCTTCCTGTCTCAGCATCAGGGTAAAGAGGTAAATGAATGGCGGGATGAGCAGCCGGGTAAGATACTACATGAGATCCGCCGGGGGGAGATGGCCACCTATGGCCAGATACCCCACATCCCCTACTATGGCAGCATCGATGCTACACCCCTCTTCCTCATCCTCTTCGCCGAAGTGATGGACTGGCTAGACGACACCGATTTATATAGCGAGCTCCTGCCGGCCGTCAAAAAAGCCCTGGATTGGATCGATAGCTATGGGGATCTGGACGGTGATGGTTACGTGGAATACAGGACGTTGTCCAGGCGCGGGCTGCGTAATCAGGCCTGGAAGGATTCCTGGGATTCCTACGTCCTCCCGGACGGTTCCCTGGCGGAGCCTCCCATCGCCGCCGTCGAGGTGCAAGGATATGTCTATGACGCCGAAGTGCGCCTGGCCACCCTGTTTGGACGCAGGGGGGAGGGGGAATGGGCCGATCGTCTGATCACGGCTGCTCAACGTCTCAAGGCGAAGTTCAATGTTGATTTCTGGCTGGAAGAGGAACAGTTCTATGCTCAGGGACTAGATGGCCTCAAGCGCCCGATCCCAGCCGTCACCTCCAATGTAGGGCACTGTCTCTGGTCAGGCATCATAGAGCCGGGCCGAGCCCGGCTGGTGGTAGAACGCCTCATGGCCGAGGATATGTTCAGCGGTTGGGGGATACGCACACTCAGCAGCCATTACCCTAATTTCAACCCAATGAGCTACCACAACGGATCCATTTGGCCTCACGACAACTCCCTTATCGCCGCAGGGATGAAACGCTATGGGTTCGATGGCGAAGCCAACCAGGTGATTAATGGTATCTTTCAGGCCGGCCTCCGTTTTCGCTACAACCGTCTACCTGAACTCTTCTGTGGGTTCCAGCGAGACCTGCGCTACTTTTCAATGCCCGGCGAGTACCCTATCTCCTGTAGCCCTCAGGCCTGGGCTACCGGGGGTATGATCTTCTTAGCCCAAACCCTGCTTGGGTTACGCCCTGATGCCGCAAATGGTCGACTCTACCTGCGCCCTACGCTCCCCCAATGGCTTGCGAGGATCGACTTATACAATCTGCGCCTTGGAGAAGGCAAAGTGAACCTCCTCGTCACGCCAGCCCAAGTGAATCTAGAGGATAAGCAGAACCGTTTCCAGGTCTTGCTGGGTCACGAACCGCTAAGGTTAGAGGGTGAACAAGGGAGCGCTGGGGGTAGTCCAGAAGGGGGTCACCCCTTCTGGGTGGGTCCTAGGGCTCTGCCCTAG
- a CDS encoding DNA adenine methylase yields MEVRPRRKLIAFGWYGGKYSHLDWLLPLLPKCHHYCEPFGGSAAVLLNRDPSPVETFNDIDGEVVNFFRVLRNNTDRLLNAIALTPFSREEFFIACSTNGRKISDLERARRFFIRARQARTGLAQTASIGRWANCKNTTRAGMSGVVSRWLGSVEMLPEIAERLLRVQIENRPAIEVIRLYDNKDTLFYCDPPYPHDARGDDKAYGYEMTDQDHVELAQVLHQVRGMVAVSGYRCDLMDELYKDFRRYDAPTKICHSVKKPRMEALWMNY; encoded by the coding sequence CTGGAGGTGAGACCGCGCAGAAAACTTATCGCCTTCGGGTGGTATGGCGGCAAGTATTCCCACTTAGATTGGCTGCTTCCACTTCTTCCAAAGTGTCACCACTACTGCGAACCGTTTGGCGGATCAGCAGCAGTTCTCTTGAACAGGGACCCATCTCCGGTCGAAACGTTTAACGATATAGACGGAGAAGTAGTCAACTTCTTCCGCGTACTTAGAAACAATACGGATCGTCTCCTGAATGCCATCGCCTTGACTCCATTTTCAAGAGAGGAATTCTTCATTGCTTGTTCAACAAATGGTAGAAAAATCTCTGACCTAGAGCGTGCTAGGCGTTTCTTCATCCGAGCTCGCCAGGCTAGGACAGGCTTAGCGCAAACCGCCTCTATAGGACGCTGGGCAAACTGCAAGAACACGACCCGAGCAGGGATGTCAGGCGTTGTCTCACGCTGGCTTGGTAGCGTTGAGATGTTACCGGAAATTGCTGAGCGTCTTCTTCGAGTCCAGATCGAAAACAGGCCAGCAATTGAAGTGATACGCCTTTACGACAATAAGGATACTTTATTCTACTGCGACCCTCCTTATCCCCACGATGCCCGAGGCGATGATAAAGCATATGGATACGAAATGACCGACCAGGATCACGTAGAGTTGGCTCAGGTTCTTCACCAGGTCAGGGGGATGGTTGCTGTCTCGGGTTATCGCTGCGATCTGATGGACGAACTCTATAAAGACTTCAGGCGCTATGACGCTCCAACAAAGATATGTCACTCGGTTAAGAAACCCCGGATGGAAGCGCTTTGGATGAACTACTAA
- a CDS encoding TrkA family potassium uptake protein: protein MRVVIVGCGRVGALLATILSTDGHNVAIIDRNAATFKRLPSSFRGTPIEGNAFDQDVLKRAGIQMADAFASVTAGDNTNYVLAAMARNRFKVPRVVTRIYDPLRADIYRRLGVPTISTTVWGANKIWELLTYTGLTSVVTVANGEVEVVEAEISPLIAGVAVKDITIPGETQVVAVVRGGTAFIPSSMTKFVKGDRVLVAVLATALPRLESMLSPR, encoded by the coding sequence ATGCGAGTGGTCATCGTCGGCTGTGGCCGAGTGGGAGCACTGCTGGCTACAATCCTTTCAACTGATGGACACAATGTGGCCATAATCGACCGCAACGCAGCTACCTTCAAGAGATTGCCAAGCAGCTTCAGGGGTACTCCCATCGAGGGCAATGCCTTTGATCAGGATGTGCTCAAGCGGGCCGGCATTCAAATGGCGGACGCCTTCGCCAGTGTGACTGCTGGGGATAACACCAACTATGTGCTGGCGGCGATGGCGAGGAACCGTTTCAAGGTACCACGCGTGGTCACGCGAATCTATGACCCCTTGCGGGCGGACATTTATCGCAGGCTGGGGGTGCCAACCATATCCACCACCGTCTGGGGTGCAAACAAGATTTGGGAGTTACTGACCTATACCGGCCTCACCAGCGTCGTCACCGTCGCCAACGGCGAGGTGGAAGTGGTGGAGGCGGAGATCAGCCCCTTGATAGCCGGGGTAGCGGTTAAAGATATAACCATCCCCGGGGAAACGCAGGTAGTGGCCGTAGTTCGTGGGGGAACAGCTTTCATTCCTAGCTCGATGACGAAGTTTGTCAAAGGAGACCGAGTCCTGGTCGCTGTATTGGCCACGGCATTGCCGCGGCTCGAGAGCATGCTCTCACCTAGGTAG
- a CDS encoding cation-transporting P-type ATPase → MSDNPALNRNACEAIYTLSASQVYAALGTTPRGLTDEEAKQRLEQYGPNEIEEAAKTPLILRFLANFYQVFALLLWASAALAFISGSDALGWAIIAVIVLNALFSFFQEYQAEKAVEALRKLLPAKARVLRNGEIKEILARELVPGDVIVLDVGDNISADARLIEEVELRTNNAPLTGESEPVRRTADAVPERQVPLSEIPNIVFAGTSVAFGSGRGVVFATGMNTQFGQIARLTQGVKVVPSPLQVEVSNIALKVAAIALLGGVVFFLVGASLAQLSATDAVIFAIGMIVANVPEGLLPTLTLALAVGVSTLARKNALVKRLSGVETMGSVTAICTDKTGTLTQNEMTVREIWADRQKITVTGTGYEPAGDFRIDRRPADPEVTCRLHLLLRAASFCNNARLVPPSGLREKWRIVGDPTEGALLVAARKGNLDYEQELQLNPRIYELPFESGRKRMTTIHREENGLVAYVKGAPKEVLAICSRILLDGQVVPLTDELRNTITEQNDEFALASLRVLGVAYRTLPEGSDYRSVEQVERELVFIGLMAMMDPPRPEVAEAIKLCHRAGIKVYMITGDYGLTAISIATKIGLVKGEGTRIVTGADLDQMSSEDLRKALQERNIIFARTTPEHKLRIATELKSLGETVAMTGDGVNDAPALKKADIGIAMGITGTDVAKEAAQMILVDDNFATIERAVEEGRRVYDNVRKFLIYIFAHLGPEAVPFVAFALFRIPLAITALQILAIDVGTETLPALALGVEPAEPGIMERPPRPRREHLLTAPILLRAYLFFGIIESIFVMGGFFWVLFRGGWTWGVDLPPSDALYLKASTMAFLGIVMTQVGTVFASRTNKVSVFQVGLFTNRWVLWGILFELALTLALLYFPPLASFFGMHPLGLEEWAIAIFFGPFVFLADEARKWYVRRSEKRLEGR, encoded by the coding sequence TTGAGCGACAATCCAGCACTGAACCGAAATGCTTGTGAGGCAATATACACCCTCTCAGCAAGCCAGGTATATGCAGCTCTCGGTACCACGCCGCGCGGTTTGACTGACGAAGAGGCCAAACAGCGCCTGGAGCAGTACGGCCCGAACGAGATAGAGGAAGCGGCAAAAACGCCCCTTATCCTCCGGTTCCTGGCCAACTTTTACCAGGTTTTCGCCCTCCTCCTCTGGGCCAGCGCAGCGCTGGCTTTCATCTCAGGGTCCGACGCCCTTGGCTGGGCCATCATCGCCGTCATCGTCCTGAACGCGCTTTTCTCCTTCTTTCAAGAGTATCAGGCCGAGAAGGCTGTTGAGGCGCTAAGGAAGCTATTGCCGGCCAAGGCGCGCGTCCTCCGTAATGGCGAGATTAAGGAGATCTTAGCGCGAGAGCTCGTACCTGGTGACGTGATCGTGCTTGACGTGGGCGACAACATCTCTGCCGATGCCCGTCTTATCGAGGAGGTTGAGCTCCGAACCAATAACGCGCCGCTCACAGGCGAGTCTGAGCCTGTGCGCAGGACGGCCGATGCGGTGCCCGAAAGGCAGGTGCCTCTCAGCGAGATCCCCAACATTGTCTTCGCTGGAACGTCGGTCGCCTTCGGCTCTGGTCGGGGGGTGGTTTTTGCCACGGGGATGAATACGCAGTTTGGCCAGATCGCCCGTCTCACTCAAGGTGTAAAAGTGGTGCCCAGTCCGCTACAAGTAGAAGTTAGTAACATCGCTTTGAAGGTGGCGGCGATAGCCCTCCTTGGTGGAGTTGTCTTCTTCCTCGTCGGAGCATCTCTGGCCCAATTGTCGGCTACTGACGCTGTGATCTTTGCTATCGGCATGATCGTTGCCAATGTACCTGAAGGTCTTCTGCCCACGTTGACCTTGGCCCTCGCCGTAGGGGTGAGCACGCTGGCACGCAAGAATGCCCTCGTTAAGCGACTTTCTGGCGTGGAAACGATGGGCTCGGTCACAGCCATTTGCACCGATAAAACAGGCACGCTGACGCAGAACGAGATGACCGTGCGCGAGATATGGGCAGACAGACAAAAGATTACGGTGACCGGCACGGGCTATGAGCCAGCGGGCGATTTCAGGATCGATAGGCGACCAGCGGACCCCGAAGTAACCTGCAGGTTACACCTCCTGCTTCGCGCCGCCAGCTTCTGCAATAATGCTCGTCTGGTTCCTCCTTCTGGCCTCCGGGAAAAGTGGCGCATCGTCGGTGATCCGACCGAGGGCGCATTGCTCGTTGCCGCACGCAAGGGAAACCTTGACTATGAGCAGGAACTACAGCTTAACCCGCGTATATACGAGTTGCCCTTCGAGTCTGGCCGTAAGCGGATGACTACCATCCATCGTGAAGAAAACGGGCTAGTGGCGTATGTGAAGGGCGCTCCAAAGGAAGTCCTGGCGATTTGCTCCCGGATCTTGCTCGACGGCCAGGTAGTACCTCTCACTGATGAACTCAGGAATACGATAACGGAGCAAAACGACGAGTTTGCGCTGGCATCCTTGCGCGTTTTAGGCGTTGCTTACCGGACGCTGCCAGAGGGCAGCGACTACCGCTCTGTGGAGCAGGTCGAGCGAGAGCTCGTCTTTATCGGACTGATGGCCATGATGGATCCACCGCGTCCTGAGGTCGCTGAGGCCATAAAGCTGTGCCATCGTGCAGGGATAAAGGTCTATATGATCACCGGCGACTACGGATTGACGGCTATTTCTATTGCCACAAAGATAGGGCTCGTGAAAGGGGAAGGTACCCGCATCGTTACGGGGGCCGACCTGGACCAAATGTCATCTGAGGATCTCCGCAAGGCCTTGCAAGAGCGGAACATCATCTTTGCCCGCACCACACCTGAGCATAAGCTGCGCATTGCGACAGAGCTCAAGTCCCTTGGCGAGACCGTCGCCATGACGGGCGATGGAGTGAACGATGCGCCGGCCTTGAAGAAGGCCGATATCGGCATCGCTATGGGGATCACGGGCACCGACGTGGCGAAGGAAGCGGCTCAGATGATCTTGGTCGACGATAACTTTGCCACTATTGAGAGAGCTGTTGAGGAAGGGAGAAGGGTGTACGATAACGTCCGCAAGTTCCTAATTTATATCTTCGCCCACCTGGGTCCGGAAGCGGTGCCCTTCGTGGCCTTCGCCCTCTTTCGCATTCCCCTAGCCATCACTGCACTGCAGATCCTAGCTATCGACGTTGGTACCGAGACCCTGCCAGCGCTGGCGTTGGGCGTGGAGCCAGCCGAACCAGGCATCATGGAGCGGCCGCCAAGGCCAAGAAGGGAGCACTTGCTAACCGCACCCATCCTCCTGCGGGCCTATCTCTTTTTCGGCATAATCGAGTCTATATTCGTGATGGGTGGATTCTTCTGGGTGCTATTTCGAGGTGGCTGGACATGGGGTGTAGATCTGCCACCTAGCGACGCACTGTATCTCAAGGCTAGTACGATGGCCTTCCTCGGGATCGTGATGACGCAAGTGGGTACCGTGTTTGCTTCACGCACCAACAAGGTGTCGGTGTTCCAGGTGGGTCTATTCACCAATCGCTGGGTTCTGTGGGGTATACTATTCGAGCTGGCCCTCACTCTGGCCTTGCTTTACTTCCCACCGTTGGCGTCATTCTTTGGCATGCATCCGCTTGGTCTTGAGGAATGGGCTATTGCTATCTTCTTCGGACCCTTCGTGTTTCTGGCCGATGAGGCCAGGAAGTGGTATGTACGTCGCAGCGAGAAAAGACTGGAAGGGAGGTGA
- the rsmG gene encoding 16S rRNA (guanine(527)-N(7))-methyltransferase RsmG yields MELLQQGARQLGFLLTEPQLEMFRLYYEELIAWNRRINLTAITDLAEVQVKHFLDSLTCLLAFPSEAVSLAAGPEGWSPPAESPKWRVIDIGSGGGFPGLPLKIFRPELEVTLVDSVAKKTAFLHHLVARLRLSDVSIITARAEEIGHRPEQREQYDIALSRAVTILPTLLEYCLPLTRVGGRFIAPKKMGITAELKAAARALTLLGGRLREPVVFELPIIAEQRQLVVVDKVQSTPRSYPRRPGIPAKRPL; encoded by the coding sequence ATGGAGCTGCTTCAGCAGGGAGCACGCCAGCTGGGATTCTTGCTCACTGAACCACAGCTGGAGATGTTTCGGCTCTATTACGAGGAGCTCATCGCTTGGAATCGGCGCATCAATCTGACGGCCATCACTGATTTGGCTGAAGTGCAGGTGAAGCACTTCCTAGACTCTCTCACCTGTCTGCTGGCCTTCCCGTCGGAGGCTGTGTCCCTGGCTGCTGGTCCAGAGGGCTGGTCGCCCCCGGCGGAATCCCCTAAATGGCGTGTCATCGACATCGGTAGTGGTGGTGGCTTCCCCGGTCTGCCTCTCAAAATTTTCCGTCCAGAACTGGAAGTGACGCTCGTAGACTCTGTAGCCAAGAAGACCGCCTTCCTGCATCATCTGGTGGCGAGGCTGCGACTGAGCGATGTCTCTATAATCACAGCGCGAGCCGAAGAGATAGGACATCGTCCGGAGCAGCGGGAACAGTATGATATCGCTCTTTCCCGAGCGGTGACGATACTCCCTACCCTGTTGGAATATTGTCTGCCCCTGACCAGGGTGGGAGGACGTTTCATCGCTCCAAAGAAAATGGGCATCACGGCGGAGCTTAAGGCGGCGGCGCGGGCTTTAACTCTCCTTGGCGGGCGACTGCGCGAGCCAGTGGTGTTCGAACTGCCCATCATCGCCGAACAGAGACAGTTGGTCGTCGTTGATAAGGTGCAGTCCACACCTCGGTCTTATCCCCGCCGTCCGGGTATCCCGGCCAAACGGCCATTATAA
- a CDS encoding restriction endonuclease, SacI family translates to MPPIDYNAARNLLDREFAEVESQFLQGTSQQSKSSLMPHFDIIFRSQTQAYREVLLGCVIARLQDRAIDIHKPYVNQGPHAYNGRTLDERVVNPFLQDKRVPSSRGPFLSTFRRSVGFDSSTRDGLRDKEGFDALLSLIDYVAGENNDANLLAFLRYLLFRFLELRREVDIPPSRLQRISLEQYDDLITGLLSTLSGGRFPVILVEAAFEAIRDSFGLSWQIESQGINVADRPSGAGGDVTIKSGDTILLAAEITERPVDKSRVVATFNTKIAPQGIEDYLFFVRPSAVGGCCTPSTAILFAGV, encoded by the coding sequence ATGCCCCCGATTGACTATAACGCTGCGAGGAATCTTCTCGACCGCGAGTTCGCTGAAGTCGAATCCCAATTCTTGCAGGGAACATCTCAGCAAAGTAAATCTTCCCTGATGCCCCACTTTGACATAATCTTTCGGTCTCAAACTCAGGCCTACCGGGAAGTTTTGCTGGGCTGTGTGATCGCTCGACTTCAAGACAGGGCTATTGATATTCACAAACCATACGTAAATCAGGGGCCCCATGCCTACAATGGGCGAACTCTCGACGAGAGAGTTGTAAACCCCTTTCTTCAAGATAAGCGTGTTCCCAGCTCTCGAGGGCCATTTCTTTCTACCTTCCGTCGCTCTGTCGGCTTTGACAGCAGTACTCGTGATGGCTTGCGAGATAAGGAAGGATTCGATGCGCTTCTGTCCTTGATTGATTACGTAGCAGGGGAGAACAATGATGCCAATCTCCTGGCCTTCCTCCGCTATCTTCTTTTCAGGTTTCTTGAACTGCGGCGAGAAGTTGACATTCCTCCTTCCAGGCTTCAACGGATCAGCCTCGAACAGTACGATGATCTGATCACAGGTTTGCTATCAACGCTGAGCGGTGGAAGATTTCCGGTCATCCTAGTCGAGGCTGCCTTTGAAGCGATAAGAGATTCCTTTGGTCTGTCCTGGCAAATTGAATCCCAAGGCATAAACGTCGCCGATCGCCCTTCCGGCGCCGGTGGCGATGTAACGATCAAGAGCGGGGATACTATACTCCTGGCAGCCGAGATTACGGAAAGACCGGTAGACAAGAGCAGAGTAGTAGCTACCTTTAACACAAAGATTGCTCCACAAGGGATTGAGGATTACCTCTTTTTTGTGAGACCTTCAGCCGTAGGAGGATGCTGTACGCCAAGCACGGCGATACTTTTCGCAGGGGTATGA
- a CDS encoding molybdenum cofactor guanylyltransferase, giving the protein MRAPLTVIVLAGGKSSRLGVDKALLTLGRDRPLLQHVIERLRGIGDEVIIVSNSADHRQPGTILVEDIYQEMGSLGGIYSGLLSASFQHALVVACDMPFLNQGLLRYMAELPRDYDVLIPRVEDNLEPLHAIYAKSCLEPIHDLLREGNLKIIDFFPEVRVRYLEETEIDPYDPEHLSFFNINTAAQLRQAEEIIRARMS; this is encoded by the coding sequence ATGAGAGCTCCACTTACAGTCATAGTCTTAGCCGGCGGTAAGAGTTCCCGCCTGGGGGTCGACAAGGCCCTCTTGACCCTGGGTCGAGACCGTCCTTTATTACAGCATGTCATAGAGAGGTTGCGTGGGATAGGAGACGAGGTGATCATTGTCAGTAATTCGGCCGATCACAGGCAGCCTGGAACCATTTTAGTGGAGGATATCTACCAGGAGATGGGCTCACTGGGTGGCATCTACAGTGGGTTGTTGTCAGCCAGTTTTCAGCACGCCCTGGTGGTGGCCTGTGATATGCCCTTTTTGAATCAGGGTTTGCTTCGCTATATGGCTGAACTGCCTCGTGATTACGATGTCCTCATCCCTCGGGTTGAAGACAATTTGGAACCCCTCCACGCTATCTATGCCAAAAGTTGTTTAGAGCCCATCCACGATCTCTTGAGGGAGGGGAACCTCAAGATAATCGACTTCTTCCCTGAGGTGCGCGTTCGTTATCTTGAGGAAACAGAGATCGACCCTTACGATCCTGAACACCTCTCCTTTTTTAACATCAATACGGCTGCTCAGCTCCGCCAGGCGGAGGAGATCATCCGCGCCCGTATGTCCTGA
- a CDS encoding NAD-binding protein: protein MFVVIIGGGLVGRHLAAMLLGDKQKVVIIEKNPAVAATVAKEVGVKVVEGDGDDPKVLAEAGTRGADVFIAVTGEDEDNLVAATLAKFEFLVPRVMARVNNPKNEWMFGKDMGVDIAINQVTLIAHLLEEEMTLGDLVTLLKLREGDVALVEKPITEGSKAIKRQVSQLGLPEDIVCVAVLRAGRVLFPKADLTLERDDRLLLLTTVEREQQVAEILA, encoded by the coding sequence ATGTTCGTCGTGATCATCGGTGGAGGACTGGTCGGGCGTCACCTGGCGGCGATGCTCCTGGGCGATAAGCAGAAGGTGGTGATTATCGAGAAGAACCCCGCCGTGGCCGCAACGGTGGCGAAGGAGGTGGGCGTCAAAGTGGTGGAGGGCGACGGGGATGACCCTAAAGTTTTGGCTGAGGCTGGGACACGTGGCGCCGACGTGTTCATCGCTGTTACGGGCGAAGATGAGGATAACCTGGTTGCGGCAACTCTGGCGAAATTCGAGTTTCTGGTCCCACGGGTGATGGCCAGGGTCAACAATCCCAAGAACGAGTGGATGTTCGGCAAGGATATGGGTGTGGACATCGCCATCAACCAGGTCACGCTGATAGCGCATCTACTCGAGGAAGAGATGACCCTGGGAGACCTGGTCACCTTGTTAAAGTTGCGCGAGGGCGACGTAGCGCTGGTCGAGAAGCCTATCACTGAGGGCTCGAAGGCTATCAAAAGACAGGTAAGCCAGCTTGGCTTGCCTGAGGATATAGTATGTGTGGCAGTTCTGCGGGCAGGTAGAGTGCTCTTCCCTAAAGCAGACCTGACCCTGGAACGCGATGATCGGCTTCTCCTGTTGACCACCGTCGAGCGAGAGCAGCAAGTGGCAGAGATATTGGCCTAA
- a CDS encoding adenylosuccinate synthase, with amino-acid sequence MSVTAIIGAQWGDEGKGKIIDLLAQEADFVIRFNGGANAGHTVVNEYGISRFHLIPSGIFNPRVTCIIGGGVLVDLETLLEEIESLREKGVDTTGRLLVSQRCHVVMPYHRLLDRLYEAAKGKSSVGTTGRGIGPTYADKVSYNGIRLADMADESVFAEKLGMQLSVKNRLIAALGEEPLSLEQIFSQYRSLYAVLAPFICEPFPIVQKALAENKRILLEGAQGTLLDPDWGTYPFCTASTTLANEGTSGAGIPPAEIKRVVGVVKAYTTRVGHGPMPTELSDETGELLREFGAERGVTTGRPRRCGWFDAEIARFSAMLNGFTEMALTKLDVLDQFAEIEIAVGYEVDGKRVHYVDGDAQFLSHCRPIYEKMPGWRTSIQGAKSFADLPSAAQDYVRRLEELIGVPITIVSVGPERGQTIRR; translated from the coding sequence ATGTCAGTTACAGCCATCATCGGAGCACAATGGGGTGATGAGGGGAAGGGTAAGATAATCGACCTTCTGGCCCAGGAGGCCGATTTCGTCATCCGCTTCAACGGTGGGGCCAACGCCGGGCACACCGTCGTAAACGAATACGGTATCAGTAGATTTCACTTAATTCCTTCGGGTATCTTTAACCCCAGGGTCACCTGTATCATTGGGGGAGGGGTGCTCGTTGATCTGGAAACGCTGCTTGAGGAGATCGAGTCCCTTAGAGAGAAGGGTGTGGATACGACCGGACGGCTCCTCGTTTCTCAGCGGTGTCATGTGGTTATGCCCTATCACCGTTTGCTCGACCGTTTGTATGAGGCGGCCAAAGGGAAGAGCAGCGTAGGTACGACCGGACGAGGGATCGGCCCCACTTATGCCGATAAGGTGAGTTACAATGGCATTCGTCTGGCCGATATGGCCGATGAGTCGGTCTTCGCGGAGAAGCTGGGGATGCAGTTGAGCGTCAAAAACAGGCTTATCGCAGCCCTTGGCGAAGAGCCACTCTCCCTTGAGCAGATCTTCTCGCAGTACAGGTCCCTCTATGCGGTGCTGGCTCCTTTCATCTGTGAGCCGTTTCCTATCGTACAAAAGGCCCTCGCTGAGAACAAAAGGATCCTTCTGGAGGGTGCTCAAGGTACGCTCTTGGATCCCGATTGGGGCACCTATCCTTTCTGCACTGCTTCAACGACACTGGCTAATGAGGGTACCAGTGGAGCCGGCATCCCGCCCGCCGAGATAAAACGGGTTGTGGGAGTAGTCAAGGCCTATACGACACGAGTGGGGCACGGACCCATGCCTACCGAGCTCAGCGACGAGACGGGCGAACTGCTGCGCGAGTTCGGGGCGGAGCGAGGTGTCACTACCGGCCGACCGCGTCGCTGTGGGTGGTTCGACGCTGAGATCGCCCGTTTCAGTGCCATGCTCAACGGTTTCACGGAGATGGCCCTGACCAAATTAGACGTCCTTGACCAATTCGCCGAGATCGAGATCGCCGTAGGCTATGAGGTGGATGGAAAGCGCGTCCATTATGTGGATGGCGATGCCCAATTCCTCAGCCATTGTCGGCCCATCTATGAGAAGATGCCCGGCTGGCGGACCTCGATTCAGGGAGCGAAAAGCTTCGCTGATTTGCCCTCAGCCGCCCAGGATTACGTGCGACGCCTCGAGGAACTAATCGGTGTTCCGATCACCATCGTCTCGGTCGGTCCAGAACGAGGGCAGACGATCAGGAGGTGA